One window from the genome of Aptenodytes patagonicus chromosome 4, bAptPat1.pri.cur, whole genome shotgun sequence encodes:
- the SPRY1 gene encoding protein sprouty homolog 1 translates to MEPQSQHGSGGSLVVIQQPSLDSRQRLDYERESQATTILSLDQIKAIRGSNEYTEGPSVVKKPGPRTAPRQEKHERTHEIIPINVNNNYEHRPGHVGHVAHQHHARAPVLSRSTSTGSAASSGSNSSASSEQGLLGRSPPSRPGSGHRSDRTIRTQPKQSSLIVDDLKSPLKEDLTQHKFICEQCGKCKCGECTAPRALPSCLACNRQCLCSAESMVEYGTCMCLVKGIFYHCSNDDEGDSYADNPCSCSQSHCCSRYLCMGAMSLFLPCLLCYPPAKGCLKLCRGCYDRINRPGCRCKNSNTVYCKLESCPSRVQGKPS, encoded by the coding sequence ATGGAGCCCCAAAGTCAACATGGCAGTGGTGGTTCACTAGTGGTGATTCAGCAGCCCTCCTTGGACAGCCGGCAACGGTTGGACTATGAAAGGGAGAGCCAGGCAACAACGATCTTGTCACTGGACCAGATCAAGGCGATCAGGGGCAGCAACGAATACACCGAAGGTCCATCTGTGGTGAAAAAACCTGGGCCGCGGACAGCGCCGAGGCAAGAGAAGCATGAAAGGACTCACGAAATTATACCAATTAATGTGAATAATAATTATGAACACAGACCCGGTCACGTGGGGCACGTGGCACATCAGCATCATGCGAGGGCTCCCGTCTTGAGCAGGTCGACCAGCACGGGGAGCGCGGCCAGCTCTGGGAGCAACAGCAGTGCTTCCTCAGAGCAAGGGCTGCTGGGACGGTCGCCTCCATCCAGGCCGGGCTCGGGCCACAGATCCGATCGGACAATCCGGACGCAGCCCAAGCAGTCGTCTCTGATTGTAGATGATCTGAAGAGTCCTTTGAAAGAGGACTTGACGCAGCACAAGTTTATCTGCGAACAGTGTGGGAAGTGCAAGTGCGGTGAGTGCACGGCCCCGAGGGCCCTCCCTTCTTGCTTGGCCTGCAACCGGCAGTGCttgtgctctgcagagagcaTGGTGGAGTACGGCACCTGCATGTGTTTGGTCAAAGGGATCTTCTACCACTGTTCTAACGACGATGAAGGGGACTCTTACGCGGATAATCCCTGCTCTTGTTCCCAGTCACACTGCTGTTCTAGGTACCTGTGCATGGGAGCGATGTCCTTGTTTCTGCCTTGCTTGCTCTGCTACCCTCCTGCAAAAGGATGCCTAAAACTCTGTCGAGGGTGTTACGACCGCATCAATCGTCCAGGTTGCCGATGCAAGAACTCCAACACGGTCTATTGTAAACTGGAGAGCTGCCCCTCCCGGGTTCAGGGCAAGCCCTCATGA